The DNA sequence GAACTCCGATTCTTTTATAAAACTCACTTAGTTGAGTTTCGTTTTTCGTTTCCGAATATTCTAACTTTTGCACAACATCTGTGCAAGGCGCAGCATCAACTTTACAAATGTTATCATTTAATAATGCATTTATAAAACTACTTTTTCCGGATTTAACTTCACCAACAACCACAAATAAAAATGGTTCATTAATGTTTGATCTTAAATCGCTTATAATTTTTTGGAAATCCGAATTTCCGGCATCAATAGTAAACTGATGAAGTTCTTTTAAGAAATCAATTAATTTGTATTTGTAAATATTGAAATTCTCATTAATCAATTGTGTTTGCATTGGCTACTCAAATTGAAGTAAATTATTGATGAAATATAAGAAATGAAAAAATGATTTTAATCTAAAATTTTAATTTTAATATAATGTTTGAAATAAGGAAAAAAGAAGAAACACAAATTATTTTGGAATTTTAAATTTGTAAAAATCATTATAACTCAGTGACATCAGTGTTCTGTTTTCTAATTATTAATGTTTAAAAAATTAATTGAAATGGACTTTATCTAATTATATTTTTCTTCCGACAAACTTAATTACAATTGCTTCTTGAGGAATTCCATTTTTAACGCGAGAGATTTTTTCCTTTTTCAGAATTTCAAAATCCAGATCAATAAAATTTTCAACAATTTCATCAAGCGAATAAAGTAGATTTAATGAGGAAGGTCCGTTTGTATTTAGTTTAAGATGATCTTTTTCATAAACTAAAATTATTACAACACCGTTTTGTTTTAGAGAATTAATAATTTGATTATCAAAATTTTCTCTCAGTTCTTCATCAACATGAAAGTAAATAACAAAAATTGCATCGTAAGTTTCTTCGGGATAATTAAATTCAATTGCATCTGCAATTTTGTAATTAATTTTTACATTATTTTCTTTCGCTAAATTTTCAGCTTTTTCTTTGCCGTTTTCACTTATATCTAAACAATCAACATTCCAGCCAAGCTTTGCCGCATAAACCGAATTTCGTCCTTCGCCATCGCCAATAAATAAAGCATTTCCGGGAGTTAATTTTTTAATTTCATCTTTAAAGAACTCATTCGGTTCTTTACCGAAATAATATTCTTCCGAACTATATCTATTATTCCATTTTTCTTTCATGCTTAAATTTAGCTAATAAATTTGTGAAAAAATTATTTTCCTAAGGATGAATTTTTTTATATAAACAAAAACCCCAAGAACATTTGGGGTTTATTAAATTATTGAAAGAAAAAAAAATTTTTAATTCAAAAATATGATTGAATTATTTATAATTTTCTTCAGTTGTACTTTCTACTAAATCTGTAAATGTTTTTGATGACCATTTTTCCAAATCAATATTTTCCATACCAAGAGCTTTTGCAACTCCTTTTCCGTATTCAGAATCTGCATTATAAAAATGCGCAAGCTGGCGAACTTTAACTCTTTCCGGAACTCCATCCATTGCACATTTAATATTATTAAAAAGTTGATTTTTCTGATCAGCATTCATCAAATTAAAAAGTTTTCCCGGCTGCGAAAAATAATCTTCATCTTCTCTATGATCAAATCTATATGCATCTCCAGAAATTTTTAATGCCGGTTCATTGTAAGCCGAATTTTGTTTTGGTCCGCCCATACTGTTTGGTTCATAATTTACGGCTCCGCCATTATTTCCGTCAAATCTCATATTTCCATCTCTGTGATAATTATTAACTTCAGATTTTGGTTTATTAACCGGAAGCGATGCGTAGTTAACTCCAATTCTGTATCGATGAGCATCTGCATATGACATAATTCTTGCTTGAAGCATTTTATCCGGAGAGAAACTAATTCCCGAAACAATATTGGATGGCTCAAATGAAGCTTGCTCAATTTCGGCAAAATAATTTTCCGGATTTTTATTTAACTCAATTACGCCAACATCAATCAATGGAAAATCACCGTGCTGCCAAACTTTTGTTAAATCAAATGGATTTATATGATAAGTTTCTGCTTGCGCTTCTGTCATCACTTGAATTTTGAAATTCCATTTTGGAAAATCACCTTTTTCAATTGCATTGAACAAATCGCGTTGTGAACTTTCTCTATCTTTGCCAATTACTTCTGCAGATTCTTTATTAGTCCAAGTTTTAATTCCTTGTACAGTTTTAAAATGAAACTTAACCCAAAATCTTTCGTTGTTGTAATTAATAAAACTGTAAGTATGACTTCCATAGCCGTTAACAAATCTAAAGCTTTGCGGCAAACCTCGATCGCTAAATAATATTGTAACTTGGTGCAAACTTTCCGGCGAGAGTGACCAGAAATCCCACATTGCAGTATTTGATCTTATATTAGTTTTGGGATCTCTTTTTTGAGTATGAATGAAATCGCCAAATTTATACGGATCGCGAATAAAGAAAACCGGCGTATTGTTTCCGACCATATCCCAATTTCCTTCTTCGGTATAAAATTTAATTGCAAAACCTCTAACATCGCGTTCTGCATCAGCTGCGCCATGTTCTCCGGCAACTGTTGAAAATCTAATTAATAAATCTGTTTTCTTTCCAACTTCCGAAAAAACTTTTGCTTTAGAATATTTTGTAATATCATTTGTAATTGTTAATGTTCCGAATGCACCGGAACCTTTTGCATGAACAACTCTTTCGGGAACTCGTTCACGATTGAATGTTGCCATTTTTTCAAGAAGCTGATAATCTTGCATTAATAATGGTCCGCGTTTCCCCGCAGTTAAAGAATTTTGATTATCACCAATCGGTTGTCCGTGTGCGGTTGTTAATTTTTTTTCGTTCATTTTGTTCTCCGTTTTAATTAAATATCATTTGTTTTTGATTGTAATTTAAAAGTCTTCATTGATAGAATATGTATTGAAACACTTATTGCCACGAGTAAAAGAAAAATTTGTAAGTAAACGTTTTGGATCAGAAAAAAAATTGTGTATAAAATTGAAATCCACAATAATGACATTGAACTAATTTTTGCAATTAGCGGAACACCGTTTTTTTCTTTGTAGTTCCTAAGATATATACCCAAATATTTATTTTGCAATAGCCAAGTATTTAACTCTGGTGAGCCTTTTAAAAAGAAATACGAAGCAATAAGTAAGAAAACAGTTGTTGGCAACAATGGAATGAAAATTCCTATCACTCCAATTGCTACAAAGAAGATTCCTAATATTTTGAAAATTACTTTCTTCATTTATTAAATAAATTTTATAATATTCAACTTATTCCTTGATAAGTTATAAATCAAATTGATATTTTTGATATTATCATAAATAAAATTTATAATGACATTAACCCAATATTCATACATTATTGCAATAGATAATTACAAGAATTTTGCAACTGCCGCTAATCATTGCTATGTTACTCAACCAACGCTTAGTATGCAGATTAAAAAATTAGAAGAAGAATTAGGCGCAATAATTTTTGATAGAAGTAAACAGCCGGTTGAAGCAACAGAGATTGGTAAAAAAATAATTGAGCAAGCACGAATTGTACTCAAAGAGCACGAACGGATTTTGGATTTAGTCGATCAAGAAAAAAGTGAATTAAGCGGAAAATTTAAAATTGGAATAATTCCAACAATTGCTCCGTATCTTATTCCGTTATTTCTTGTAAACTTCATAAATAAATATCCAAAAGTAGA is a window from the Ignavibacteriota bacterium genome containing:
- a CDS encoding YbaN family protein, whose product is MKKVIFKILGIFFVAIGVIGIFIPLLPTTVFLLIASYFFLKGSPELNTWLLQNKYLGIYLRNYKEKNGVPLIAKISSMSLLWISILYTIFFLIQNVYLQIFLLLVAISVSIHILSMKTFKLQSKTNDI
- a CDS encoding class I SAM-dependent methyltransferase codes for the protein MKEKWNNRYSSEEYYFGKEPNEFFKDEIKKLTPGNALFIGDGEGRNSVYAAKLGWNVDCLDISENGKEKAENLAKENNVKINYKIADAIEFNYPEETYDAIFVIYFHVDEELRENFDNQIINSLKQNGVVIILVYEKDHLKLNTNGPSSLNLLYSLDEIVENFIDLDFEILKKEKISRVKNGIPQEAIVIKFVGRKI
- a CDS encoding catalase, giving the protein MNEKKLTTAHGQPIGDNQNSLTAGKRGPLLMQDYQLLEKMATFNRERVPERVVHAKGSGAFGTLTITNDITKYSKAKVFSEVGKKTDLLIRFSTVAGEHGAADAERDVRGFAIKFYTEEGNWDMVGNNTPVFFIRDPYKFGDFIHTQKRDPKTNIRSNTAMWDFWSLSPESLHQVTILFSDRGLPQSFRFVNGYGSHTYSFINYNNERFWVKFHFKTVQGIKTWTNKESAEVIGKDRESSQRDLFNAIEKGDFPKWNFKIQVMTEAQAETYHINPFDLTKVWQHGDFPLIDVGVIELNKNPENYFAEIEQASFEPSNIVSGISFSPDKMLQARIMSYADAHRYRIGVNYASLPVNKPKSEVNNYHRDGNMRFDGNNGGAVNYEPNSMGGPKQNSAYNEPALKISGDAYRFDHREDEDYFSQPGKLFNLMNADQKNQLFNNIKCAMDGVPERVKVRQLAHFYNADSEYGKGVAKALGMENIDLEKWSSKTFTDLVESTTEENYK